Proteins co-encoded in one Deinococcus sp. Leaf326 genomic window:
- a CDS encoding TetR/AcrR family transcriptional regulator, giving the protein MNTAQRHFQRHGIGTSLDAIAKEAGIGPGTLYRHFPTREALLAAVLQLHSQELVSRRAILIQIADPDEALQQWLRALEDYLNVFNGLPEPLMAAARASAPDSPLTYPCDQLIAMTDEFLQAAQRQGHVRPEVQSRDLFLATTAVAWIRGAGSIDDVRRLRPLIQTGYNRSDTPKSPP; this is encoded by the coding sequence CTGAACACAGCACAGCGTCATTTCCAGAGGCACGGCATCGGCACGTCACTGGACGCCATTGCCAAGGAAGCTGGAATCGGACCAGGGACGCTCTACCGTCATTTCCCGACCCGCGAGGCTCTGCTGGCGGCAGTCCTACAGCTCCACTCCCAGGAATTGGTCTCACGTCGCGCAATCCTGATCCAGATAGCAGACCCGGATGAGGCTCTGCAGCAATGGTTGCGCGCCCTGGAGGATTATCTCAATGTCTTCAACGGTCTTCCTGAACCCCTGATGGCAGCGGCTCGGGCAAGCGCACCAGACAGTCCACTCACTTATCCCTGCGATCAGTTGATTGCGATGACAGACGAGTTCCTCCAGGCGGCTCAACGGCAAGGCCATGTCCGTCCTGAGGTGCAGTCGCGTGATCTGTTCTTGGCCACGACAGCCGTCGCCTGGATCCGAGGCGCAGGGTCTATAGATGATGTCAGGCGCCTCCGCCCCCTTATTCAGACTGGGTATAACCGCTCAGACACTCCCAAGAGTCCGCCATGA
- a CDS encoding MDR family MFS transporter: MIAPPLSAPVTTGQDARNRAIILVLLIAAFVVVLNETIMNVALPTLINEFRVTAGVAQWLTTAFMLTMAVIIPITGFLMQRLSSRTVFFLAMGTFTVGTLLAAIAPTFGVLLLARVVQAVGTAIMIPLLFTTVMTLIPAERRGAVMGSISIVIAVAPALGPTVSGLILQSMSWRFMFVFVLPFAVAALIYGARTLVNFSDPRRLSLDVVSLPLSAVGFGGLVYALSRLGESPAGLSDPLVGIPLALSVLSLLLFVWRQQVLQRRDMPLLDLRALRYPMFTLGVVLIMLLAIVFFGGAILLPLYLQEVRGLSTLQTGLLVLPGGVLMGVLAPTIGRVYDRHGPAVLATPGAILLTLSLWSFSRITAETGTPVLLALHLVMNVGLALTFTPLFTAATSPLPARLYSHGSAIMNTFQQVAGAAGTALLITVMTGQTTRALAEGIALPLARAEGVRAAFGMATGTALVLTLLVAFMRRVSSPDGADGDTASVHAGH; encoded by the coding sequence ATGATTGCTCCACCCCTCTCCGCTCCTGTGACCACAGGCCAGGACGCGCGCAACCGTGCCATCATCTTGGTTCTCCTGATCGCTGCGTTCGTCGTCGTACTGAACGAAACCATCATGAACGTGGCACTGCCGACCCTCATCAACGAATTTCGTGTCACCGCAGGCGTCGCGCAATGGTTGACCACTGCGTTCATGCTGACTATGGCCGTGATCATTCCCATCACTGGCTTTCTGATGCAGCGCCTGTCCTCCCGCACTGTGTTTTTTCTAGCCATGGGGACCTTCACTGTAGGCACCCTTCTGGCGGCCATTGCCCCCACCTTTGGGGTGCTTCTATTGGCGCGGGTGGTGCAGGCGGTCGGCACAGCCATCATGATCCCGCTCCTGTTCACCACAGTCATGACGCTGATCCCCGCCGAGCGACGTGGCGCCGTGATGGGCAGCATCAGTATCGTCATCGCCGTCGCCCCCGCCCTGGGGCCGACCGTGAGTGGACTCATTCTCCAGTCCATGTCCTGGCGGTTTATGTTCGTGTTTGTCCTGCCGTTCGCCGTTGCCGCCCTGATCTACGGCGCGCGGACACTTGTGAATTTCAGCGACCCACGGCGGCTGTCTCTGGATGTCGTATCGCTGCCTCTCTCAGCCGTGGGGTTTGGTGGACTCGTCTACGCGCTGAGTCGCTTAGGTGAATCACCGGCGGGCCTCAGTGACCCCTTGGTCGGCATTCCGTTGGCGCTCAGTGTGCTGAGTCTCCTCCTGTTCGTCTGGCGGCAACAGGTGTTACAACGCCGGGACATGCCGCTGCTGGATCTTCGCGCATTGCGCTATCCCATGTTCACGTTGGGCGTCGTGCTGATCATGCTGCTGGCCATCGTCTTCTTCGGCGGCGCCATCCTGCTGCCCCTATACCTCCAGGAGGTTCGCGGCCTGAGCACCCTTCAGACCGGGCTCCTCGTCCTGCCTGGCGGAGTATTGATGGGTGTGCTGGCACCCACGATCGGACGGGTGTACGACCGTCATGGCCCGGCTGTGCTGGCGACTCCAGGGGCGATTCTCCTGACCCTGTCGCTCTGGAGCTTCAGCCGGATCACGGCGGAGACCGGTACACCGGTACTGTTGGCCCTGCACCTCGTGATGAACGTCGGGCTGGCCCTGACATTCACCCCACTGTTTACGGCCGCGACCAGTCCGCTTCCTGCCCGCCTGTACTCCCACGGTAGCGCCATCATGAACACGTTCCAGCAGGTCGCCGGTGCAGCGGGGACGGCCCTGTTGATCACGGTGATGACTGGACAAACCACGCGTGCGCTGGCCGAAGGGATAGCGTTGCCGCTCGCCCGCGCAGAGGGGGTGCGAGCCGCCTTTGGGATGGCCACTGGCACGGCTCTGGTCCTGACCTTGCTGGTAGCGTTTATGCGCCGCGTCTCTTCGCCGGATGGAGCGGATGGCGACACGGCAAGCGTTCACGCCGGGCACTAA
- a CDS encoding NAD(P)-binding domain-containing protein, with product MKVGVLGVGSIGKIIALRTAAAGHDVKVANSRDPKTVATDVLATGARAQWTKDVVKDIDVLILSIPFFRMPALKPLIADLPEEMVVIDTSNYYPGREGYYSEVAPRIGQ from the coding sequence ATGAAAGTTGGAGTTCTCGGTGTTGGCAGTATCGGTAAAATTATCGCGCTGAGAACAGCGGCAGCAGGGCATGACGTCAAGGTCGCCAACTCGCGTGACCCGAAGACAGTGGCAACCGACGTTCTTGCCACTGGTGCCCGTGCACAGTGGACAAAGGACGTTGTGAAAGACATTGACGTTCTGATCCTGTCGATTCCATTCTTTAGAATGCCTGCGCTAAAGCCACTGATTGCGGACCTTCCTGAAGAAATGGTCGTGATTGATACCTCAAACTACTATCCAGGAAGAGAAGGCTATTACTCAGAAGTTGCACCTCGCATAGGACAGTGA
- a CDS encoding LLM class flavin-dependent oxidoreductase — protein sequence MTLTVPLSLLDLTRVNKDESAAEGIARSVRLARTADRLGYHRLWFAEHHNAPTIASSATSLMIQHVAAQTEKLRLGSGGIMLPNHSPLVIAEQFGMLETLYPGRIDLGLGRAPGTDGATMHALRRDGREADRFPNDVLELHGYLSGNSRIAGVNAYPGAGTHVPLYILGSSLFGAQLAAQFGLPYAFASHFAPAALNEAARIYRETFDANGPLAGLEAKPHFIAAVNVIAADDANTALDQRRQAEDGWLQAFLGRGRSLSAEELRAVRGHPQAQQILGMLDRTIVGTQSGVVSGLEKLVQEVKADELILVNLAVAEEHQHRTLELLAPAATS from the coding sequence ATGACTCTTACTGTTCCACTGTCGCTGCTCGACCTTACAAGGGTCAATAAGGATGAATCAGCCGCTGAAGGCATCGCCCGCAGTGTGCGCCTGGCCCGTACCGCCGACCGGCTCGGGTATCACCGCCTGTGGTTTGCCGAGCACCACAATGCCCCCACCATTGCCTCGTCCGCAACTTCTCTGATGATTCAACACGTGGCCGCGCAGACCGAGAAGTTGCGGTTGGGGTCGGGTGGAATCATGTTGCCCAATCATTCGCCGCTGGTGATCGCGGAGCAATTCGGCATGCTGGAGACGCTCTATCCGGGCCGCATCGACCTGGGTCTGGGCCGCGCCCCCGGCACGGACGGGGCCACTATGCACGCGCTGCGGCGCGATGGACGCGAAGCCGACCGTTTCCCTAACGATGTGCTCGAGTTGCACGGCTACCTCAGCGGGAATTCGCGGATTGCTGGCGTGAACGCCTACCCCGGTGCGGGGACGCATGTGCCGCTCTACATCCTTGGGTCGTCGCTGTTCGGCGCACAACTGGCTGCCCAGTTCGGCCTGCCCTACGCGTTTGCTTCGCATTTTGCGCCTGCAGCGCTCAATGAGGCGGCCCGGATCTACCGGGAGACCTTCGATGCCAACGGTCCGCTCGCCGGGCTGGAGGCGAAACCGCACTTCATCGCTGCGGTGAACGTGATTGCGGCGGACGACGCGAATACGGCGCTCGATCAACGAAGGCAGGCAGAAGATGGGTGGCTGCAGGCGTTCCTGGGACGGGGAAGATCTCTGAGTGCAGAGGAGCTGAGAGCGGTACGGGGGCATCCTCAGGCGCAGCAGATTCTGGGCATGCTTGACCGCACCATTGTAGGCACGCAGTCAGGGGTGGTCAGTGGTCTTGAGAAGTTGGTCCAGGAAGTGAAGGCTGATGAGCTTATCTTGGTGAATCTTGCCGTTGCTGAAGAGCACCAGCACCGCACGTTGGAACTCCTGGCCCCTGCTGCTACATCCTGA